The proteins below come from a single Leptospira bourretii genomic window:
- a CDS encoding helix-turn-helix domain-containing protein, which produces MNGSKRTGVWVAQWMEDLGLSPNQTKLYAEIVSLDACGGCFASNEYLGTVLRLKKDTISRLVSELKKKGLLKQTGFDGRKRFLKPMVLRAGLASDEKTTEIRGDGLSVRVGIGVSSKSGSTEDTKPSYKYQLEKKVHKGIEIEVRKSDWKEFLNWCERELSFSTRMSLADLSGPEALSGLQLVYWKRWKANPG; this is translated from the coding sequence ATGAATGGATCAAAAAGAACGGGCGTTTGGGTCGCCCAATGGATGGAGGATTTGGGTCTTAGTCCAAATCAAACCAAGTTGTATGCAGAGATTGTGTCTTTGGATGCTTGTGGTGGATGTTTTGCTTCTAACGAGTATTTGGGGACTGTTTTGAGATTGAAAAAAGATACAATTTCTCGATTGGTTTCTGAGCTCAAAAAAAAAGGTTTATTGAAACAAACCGGATTTGATGGAAGGAAAAGATTTTTAAAACCAATGGTTTTGCGGGCAGGCCTTGCGTCGGATGAAAAAACGACAGAGATAAGAGGGGATGGATTGTCTGTCCGAGTGGGAATCGGAGTTTCATCCAAGTCTGGGTCCACGGAGGATACGAAGCCTTCTTATAAATACCAATTAGAAAAAAAAGTACATAAAGGGATTGAGATAGAAGTAAGGAAATCAGATTGGAAAGAGTTTTTGAATTGGTGCGAAAGGGAACTTTCTTTTTCGACAAGGATGTCACTTGCAGATCTGAGTGGCCCAGAGGCACTGAGTGGGTTGCAGCTAGTCTATTGGAAACGTTGGAAGGCAAATCCAGGATAA